Proteins from a genomic interval of Channa argus isolate prfri chromosome 11, Channa argus male v1.0, whole genome shotgun sequence:
- the fsta gene encoding follistatin-A isoform X3, with translation MFRMLKHHLHLRIFLISIWLCHLMEHQKVQAGNCWLQQGKNGRCQVLYMPGMSREECCRSGRLGTSWTEEDVPNSTLFRWMIFNGGAPNCIPCKGGETCDNVDCGPGKRCKLNRRSKPRCVCAPDCSNITWKGPVCGSDGKTYKDECALLKAKCKGHPDLDVQYQGKCKKTCRDVLCPGSSTCVVDQTNNAYCVTCNRICPEVTSPEQYLCGNDGIVYASACHLRRATCLLGRSIGVAYEGKCVKAKSCEDIQCSVGKKCLWDARMSRGRCSLCDETCPESRTDEAVCASDNTTYPSECAMKQAACSMGVLLEVKHSGSCN, from the exons ATGTTTAGGATGCTGAAACACCACCTTCACCTGCGCATTTTTCTTATCTCCATATGGCTTTGTCACCTCATGGAACATCAAAAAGTTCAAG CTGGGAACTGCTGGTTGCAGCAGGGTAAGAACGGGAGGTGCCAGGTGCTCTACATGCCCGGGATGAGCAGGGAGGAGTGCTGTCGGAGTGGAAGACTGGGGACGTCCTGGACCGAGGAGGACGTCCCCAACAGCACGCTGTTTAGGTGGATGATCTTCAATGGTGGAGCCCCTAATTGCATACCTTGCAAAGGTGGAG AAACCTGTGATAACGTTGACTGTGGGCCTGGAAAGAGGTGCAAGCTGAACAGAAGAAGTAAGCCCCGCTGCGTGTGCGCACCAGACTGCTCCAACATCACTTGGAAAGGACCAGTCTGCGGTTCAGATGGGAAGACCTACAAAGACGAATGCGCACTGCTGAAGGCTAAATGTAAAGGCCACCCGGACCTGGACGTGCAATACCAGGGAAAGTGCAAGA AAACGTGCCGTGACGTACTGTGCCCCGGCAGCTCCACGTGCGTCGTTGACCAGACGAATAACGCGTATTGTGTGACGTGTAATCGGATTTGCCCCGAGGTGACGTCGCCTGAGCAGTACCTGTGCGGAAACGACGGCATCGTCTACGCCAGCGCCTGTCACCTGAGAAGAGCTACCTGTCTCCTCGGCAGATCCATTGGGGTGGCGTATGAGGGAAAATGCGTTA AGGCCAAGTCCTGTGAGGACATCCAGTGCAGTGTGGGGAAAAAGTGTCTGTGGGATGCACGAATGAGCCGGGGCCGCTGTTCGCTGTGTGATGAGACCTGTCCAGAAAGCAGGACGGATGAGGCTGTGTGTGCCAGTGACAACACCACATATCCCAGTGAATGTGCCATGAAGCAAGCTGCTTGTTCTATGGGGGTGCTGCTGGAAGTCAAGCACTCGGGATCTTGCAACT
- the fsta gene encoding follistatin-A isoform X1 has product MFRMLKHHLHLRIFLISIWLCHLMEHQKVQAGNCWLQQGKNGRCQVLYMPGMSREECCRSGRLGTSWTEEDVPNSTLFRWMIFNGGAPNCIPCKGGETCDNVDCGPGKRCKLNRRSKPRCVCAPDCSNITWKGPVCGSDGKTYKDECALLKAKCKGHPDLDVQYQGKCKKTCRDVLCPGSSTCVVDQTNNAYCVTCNRICPEVTSPEQYLCGNDGIVYASACHLRRATCLLGRSIGVAYEGKCVKAKSCEDIQCSVGKKCLWDARMSRGRCSLCDETCPESRTDEAVCASDNTTYPSECAMKQAACSMGVLLEVKHSGSCNSITEDQEEDEEDEDSDYMGYVHLSSILDG; this is encoded by the exons ATGTTTAGGATGCTGAAACACCACCTTCACCTGCGCATTTTTCTTATCTCCATATGGCTTTGTCACCTCATGGAACATCAAAAAGTTCAAG CTGGGAACTGCTGGTTGCAGCAGGGTAAGAACGGGAGGTGCCAGGTGCTCTACATGCCCGGGATGAGCAGGGAGGAGTGCTGTCGGAGTGGAAGACTGGGGACGTCCTGGACCGAGGAGGACGTCCCCAACAGCACGCTGTTTAGGTGGATGATCTTCAATGGTGGAGCCCCTAATTGCATACCTTGCAAAGGTGGAG AAACCTGTGATAACGTTGACTGTGGGCCTGGAAAGAGGTGCAAGCTGAACAGAAGAAGTAAGCCCCGCTGCGTGTGCGCACCAGACTGCTCCAACATCACTTGGAAAGGACCAGTCTGCGGTTCAGATGGGAAGACCTACAAAGACGAATGCGCACTGCTGAAGGCTAAATGTAAAGGCCACCCGGACCTGGACGTGCAATACCAGGGAAAGTGCAAGA AAACGTGCCGTGACGTACTGTGCCCCGGCAGCTCCACGTGCGTCGTTGACCAGACGAATAACGCGTATTGTGTGACGTGTAATCGGATTTGCCCCGAGGTGACGTCGCCTGAGCAGTACCTGTGCGGAAACGACGGCATCGTCTACGCCAGCGCCTGTCACCTGAGAAGAGCTACCTGTCTCCTCGGCAGATCCATTGGGGTGGCGTATGAGGGAAAATGCGTTA AGGCCAAGTCCTGTGAGGACATCCAGTGCAGTGTGGGGAAAAAGTGTCTGTGGGATGCACGAATGAGCCGGGGCCGCTGTTCGCTGTGTGATGAGACCTGTCCAGAAAGCAGGACGGATGAGGCTGTGTGTGCCAGTGACAACACCACATATCCCAGTGAATGTGCCATGAAGCAAGCTGCTTGTTCTATGGGGGTGCTGCTGGAAGTCAAGCACTCGGGATCTTGCAACT
- the fsta gene encoding follistatin-A isoform X2: MFRMLKHHLHLRIFLISIWLCHLMEHQKVQAGNCWLQQGKNGRCQVLYMPGMSREECCRSGRLGTSWTEEDVPNSTLFRWMIFNGGAPNCIPCKETCDNVDCGPGKRCKLNRRSKPRCVCAPDCSNITWKGPVCGSDGKTYKDECALLKAKCKGHPDLDVQYQGKCKKTCRDVLCPGSSTCVVDQTNNAYCVTCNRICPEVTSPEQYLCGNDGIVYASACHLRRATCLLGRSIGVAYEGKCVKAKSCEDIQCSVGKKCLWDARMSRGRCSLCDETCPESRTDEAVCASDNTTYPSECAMKQAACSMGVLLEVKHSGSCNSITEDQEEDEEDEDSDYMGYVHLSSILDG; the protein is encoded by the exons ATGTTTAGGATGCTGAAACACCACCTTCACCTGCGCATTTTTCTTATCTCCATATGGCTTTGTCACCTCATGGAACATCAAAAAGTTCAAG CTGGGAACTGCTGGTTGCAGCAGGGTAAGAACGGGAGGTGCCAGGTGCTCTACATGCCCGGGATGAGCAGGGAGGAGTGCTGTCGGAGTGGAAGACTGGGGACGTCCTGGACCGAGGAGGACGTCCCCAACAGCACGCTGTTTAGGTGGATGATCTTCAATGGTGGAGCCCCTAATTGCATACCTTGCAAAG AAACCTGTGATAACGTTGACTGTGGGCCTGGAAAGAGGTGCAAGCTGAACAGAAGAAGTAAGCCCCGCTGCGTGTGCGCACCAGACTGCTCCAACATCACTTGGAAAGGACCAGTCTGCGGTTCAGATGGGAAGACCTACAAAGACGAATGCGCACTGCTGAAGGCTAAATGTAAAGGCCACCCGGACCTGGACGTGCAATACCAGGGAAAGTGCAAGA AAACGTGCCGTGACGTACTGTGCCCCGGCAGCTCCACGTGCGTCGTTGACCAGACGAATAACGCGTATTGTGTGACGTGTAATCGGATTTGCCCCGAGGTGACGTCGCCTGAGCAGTACCTGTGCGGAAACGACGGCATCGTCTACGCCAGCGCCTGTCACCTGAGAAGAGCTACCTGTCTCCTCGGCAGATCCATTGGGGTGGCGTATGAGGGAAAATGCGTTA AGGCCAAGTCCTGTGAGGACATCCAGTGCAGTGTGGGGAAAAAGTGTCTGTGGGATGCACGAATGAGCCGGGGCCGCTGTTCGCTGTGTGATGAGACCTGTCCAGAAAGCAGGACGGATGAGGCTGTGTGTGCCAGTGACAACACCACATATCCCAGTGAATGTGCCATGAAGCAAGCTGCTTGTTCTATGGGGGTGCTGCTGGAAGTCAAGCACTCGGGATCTTGCAACT